One window of the Pieris brassicae chromosome Z, ilPieBrab1.1, whole genome shotgun sequence genome contains the following:
- the LOC123718518 gene encoding 40S ribosomal protein S21 — MQNDAGEFVDLYCPRKCSASNRLIHAKDHASVQLVIADVDPATGRAADTSKMYVVCGAIRRMGESDDCIVRLTKKDGILVKNY; from the exons ATGCAGAACGACGCCGGAGAATTCGTTGACCTGTACTGTCCCAGGAAATG CTCGGCCAGCAACCGTCTCATCCACGCGAAGGACCACGCCTCGGTGCAGCTCGTGATCGCCGACGTGGACCCGGCGACGGGCAGGGCGGCCGACACCTCCAAGATGTACGTGGTCTGCGGGGCCATCAGGCGAATGGGGGAGTCGGACGACTGCATCGTGAGGCTCACCAAGAAGGATGGCATTCTCGTTAA GAACTACTGA